A stretch of the Notamacropus eugenii isolate mMacEug1 chromosome 2, mMacEug1.pri_v2, whole genome shotgun sequence genome encodes the following:
- the RPRML gene encoding LOW QUALITY PROTEIN: reprimo-like protein (The sequence of the model RefSeq protein was modified relative to this genomic sequence to represent the inferred CDS: deleted 1 base in 1 codon): protein MGEGTSKRQSAGGRDCVQRSPRRSVGWRGALGSQMNWTFLNQSALEPGGSGGGGGAYGNQSQGLDTWLGCCPGTPPLVANDGIPPGLAPDERSLWVSRVAQIAVLCVLSLTVIFGIFFLGCNLLIKSESMINFLVQERRPSKDVGAAIMGLY, encoded by the exons ATGGGAGAGGGGACATCGAAGAGACAGTCTGCGGGAGGCAGGGACTGCGTGCAGCGGAGTCCCAGG CGGTCAGTCGGTTGGCGGGGAGCGCTAGGGAGCCAGATGAACTGGACCTTCTTGAATCAGAGCGCCCTGGAACCGGGAGGCAGCGGAGGCGGAGGCGGCGCCTACGGCAACCAGAGCCAAGGGCTGGACACGTGGCTGGGCTGCTGTCCCGGAACCCCTCCGCTGGTGGCAAACGACGGGATCCCACCAGGTCTGGCCCCTGACGAGCGGAGCTTGTGGGTGTCGCGAGTGGCGCAGATCGCCGTCCTCTGCGTGCTCTCCCTCACCGTGATCTTCGGCATCTTCTTCCTGGGCTGCAACCTGCTCATCAAGTCAGAAAGCATGATCAACTTTCTAGTACAGGAGAGGAGACCCTCCAAGGACGTGGGCGCGGCTATCATGGGGCTTTACTGA